A single genomic interval of Zingiber officinale cultivar Zhangliang chromosome 4A, Zo_v1.1, whole genome shotgun sequence harbors:
- the LOC121970460 gene encoding guanine nucleotide-binding protein alpha-1 subunit-like, with protein MRSMLSLSIVSMGSFCSRQQPLNEVDAEENIQAAEIDRRIAQETKAEQHIHKLLLLGAGESGKSTIFKQIRLLFQTGFDEVELKSYASVIHANVYQTIKILYDGAKELAQNDPSSSKYVVCTENKDIGEKLSEIGSKMDYPYLTKEIAKEITTLWNDPAIQETYSHGNKLQVPDCAQYFMENLERFSEATYVPTKEDVLHARVRTTGVVEIQFSPVGESRKSGEVYRLYDVGGQRNERRKWIHLFEGVTSVIFCAAISEYDQLLFEDETKNRMMETKELFEWVLKQSCFEKSSFMLFLNKFDIFEKKIQKVPLNVCEWFKDYQPVGSGRQEVEHAYEFVKKKYEELYFQNSKPDRVDRAFKIYRTTVLDQKLIKKTFKLVDETLRRRNLIEAGLL; from the exons ATGAGATCCATGCTTTCACTTTCCATAGTAAGCATGGGCTCATTTTGCAGTCGACAACAGCCATTGAATGAGGTTGATGCTGAAGAAAACATACAG GCTGCTGAAATTGATAGGAGGATTGCTCAAGAAACCAAAGCGGAACAACATATTCATAAGCTACTACTTCTTG GCGCTGGAGAATCAGGAAAATCTACTATTTTTAAGCAG ATAAGGCTTCTTTTTCAAACTGGTTTTGATGAGGTGGAGCTAAAAAGCTATGCGTCAGTTATCCATGCAAATGTTTATCAGACAATTAAA ATATTGTATGATGGGGCAAAAGAATTGGCACAAAATGATCCTAGTTCTTCGAAGTACGTTGTCTGCACTGAAAATAAG GATATTGGTGAAAAATTATCAGAAATTGGAAGCAAAATGGATTATCCTTATCTTACTAAAGAGATTGCCAAAGAGATCACAACTTTGTGGAATGACCCTGCTATTCAG GAAACTTATTCTCATGGGAACAAATTGCAAGTCCCAGATTGTGCTCAGTATTTTATGGAAAATCTTGAACGATTTTCTGAAGCAACTTATGTTCCAACTAAG GAGGATGTGCTTCATGCCAGAGTTCGAACTACTGGTGTTGTGGAGATTCAGTTCAG TCCTGTAGGTGAGAGCAGAAAAAGTGGTGAAGTTTACAGGTTATATGACGTTGGGGGCCAGAGAAATGAAAGAAGAAAATGGATCCATCTATTTGAAGGTGTTACATCTGTGATTTTTTGTGCTGCGATTAGCGA ATACGATCAGCTGCTCTTTGAGGATGAGACGAAAAATCGGATGATGGAGACTAAGGAACTGTTCGAGTGGGTGCTGAAGCAATCCTGCTTTGAG AAATCTTCATTCATGCTGTTCCTGAATAAATTTGACATCTTTGAAAAGAAGATTCAAAAA GTTCCTTTGAATGTATGTGAGTGGTTCAAGGACTATCAGCCTGTGGGATCTGGGAGACAAGAGGTGGAACATGCATATGA GTTTGTGAAAAAGAAATACGAGGAACTTTATTTCCAAAACAGCAAACCAGATCGCGTCGACCGAGCCTTCAAAATTTACCGGACAACAGTCTTGGATCAGAAACTTATAAAGAAAACTTTCAAGCTCGTCGATGAGACCCTGAGGAGGAGGAATCTCATCGAGGCCGGTTTGCTATGA